DNA sequence from the Nocardia sp. BMG111209 genome:
TCAACCCTGGACGAGAAGCGGCCCGGGGAAGTTCTTGGAAGGGGCTTCAGACGATGAGTACCCCACGGAATCTGCCGGTGTTGTTCCTCAGTGACACGGTCGTGCTGCCCGGCATGGTGGTGTCGATCGCGCTCGACGAGGCGGCGCAGGCTGCCATCGACGCGGCCCGGGCCGCGAAACTGGACTCGGTGCTGGTGGCGCCGCGCCTCGACGAGGGTTACGCCTCGTACGGGGTGGTGGCGACCATCGAACAGGTGGGCCGGATGCGCGGCGGTGCGCCCGCCGCGGTGTTGAAGGCGGAGCAGCGCGCGAAGATCGGGCACGGCGTGACCGGGCCCGGCGCGGCGCTGTGGGTCGAGGCCGAGCCGGTGGATCCGGCGCCCGCCGACGGCCGCGTGAAAGAGCTTGCGGCCGAATACAAGAAGCTGGTCGTCTCGGTGCTGCAACGGCGCGAGGCGTGGCAGGTCATCGATGTGGTGAACCAGCTGACCGATCCGTCCGCGCTGGCCGACACCGCCGGCTACGCGCCGTACCTGAACGACGAACAGAAGCGGCAACTGCTCGACACTCCCGATGTCACCACGCGTTTGACCACGCTGATCGGCTGGACCAAGGACCACATCGCGGAAATGGAGGTCACCGAGAAGATCAGCGAGGACGTCCGCGAGGGCATGGAGAAATCGCAACGGGAATTCCTGTTGCGCCAGCAGCTCAACGCGATTCGCAAGGAACTCGGCGAAGGCGAGCCCGACGGGGCCGACGACTACCGGTCCCGGGTCGAGAACGCCGATCTGCCGGAGACGGTCCGCACGGCCGCGCTGCGCGAGGTCGACCGGCTGGAGCGCGGCAGCGAGCAGAGTCCGGAGGCGGGCTGGATCCGCACCTGGCTGGACACCGTCCTGGATCTGCCGTGGACCGTGAAAACCACGGACTCCGACGATGTTCCGGCCGCCCGCGCGGTGCTGGACGCCGATCACCACGGTCTGGACGAGGTGAAGGACCGCATGGTCGAGTACCTGGCGGTGCGGGCCCGGCGGGCCGCGCGCGGCCTGGAGGTGGTCGGCGGCCGCGGTTCCGGCGCGGTGCTGGTGCTGGTCGGTCCGCCCGGTGTCGGCAAGACCTCGCTCGGTGAGAGCGTGGCTCGGGCGTTGGGGCGCAAGTTCGTTCGCGTCGCGCTCGGCGGCGTGCGGGACGAGGCGGAGATCCGCGGGCACCGGCGTACCTACGTCGGCGCGCTGCCCGGCCGCATCGTGCGCGCGGTCAAGGAGGCGGGTTCGATGAATCCCGTTGTGCTGCTGGACGAGATCGACAAGGTGGGCTCGGACTACCGCGGCGATCCGGCGGCGGCGCTGCTGGAGGTGCTGGACCCGGCCCAGAACCACACCTTCCGGGATCACTACCTGGATCTGGATCTGGACCTGTCCGACGTGCTGTTCATCGCGACCGCGAACGTCATGGAGACCATCCCCGGCCCGCTGCTGGACCGGATGGAGCTGATCACCGTCGACGGCTACACCGAGGACGACAAGGTGGCCATCGCCCGCGACTTCCTGGTGCCCCGGCAGCTGGAACGCAACGCGCTCACCACCGAGGAGGTGCGCATCACCGATGCGGCGCTGCGCGAGATCGCGGCGAACTACACCCGGGAGGCCGGTGTGCGGCAGCTCGAGCGACTGATCGCGAAGGCGTTGCGCAAGGCCGCGACTCGGCTGTCCGAGCGCGAGATCCCGGCGCCCGCACTGGGTTACGACGCGGCGCTCGGCTACGACCGGCCGATCGCCACCGGATCCGGCCCGCTGACCATCGATCTCGGTGAGCTGCGGGACTACCTGGGCCGGCCCCGGTTCACCCCGGATTCGGTGGAGCGCACCGCGGTTCCGGGTGTGGCGACCGGCCTGGCGGTCACGGGTGCGGGTGGTGACGTGCTCTACATCGAGGCCAACGCGGCCGAGGGCGAGCGCTCGCTGACGCTGACCGGGCAACTGGGTGACGTCATGAAGGAGTCCGCGCAGATCGCATTGACCTATGTGCGTTCACATCTGGCGGAGATCGGGATCGAACCGGCGGTGCTGGATCGCAACATCCACATCCACTTCCCGGCGGGTGCGGTGCCGAAGGACGGTCCGTCGGCGGGCGTCACCATGGTGACCGCGCTGGTGTCGCTGGCACTGGGCCGCCAGGTGCGCGCGGATGTCGGGATGACCGGCGAGGTCACCCTGAACGGCCGGGTGCTGCCGATCGGTGGCGTCAAGCAGAAACTGCTTGCCGCACAACGGGCCGGCCTGCGGACGGTGTTCATCCCGGCACGTAACGAACCGGATCTGGACGAGGTGCCCGCCGACGTGCTGGCCTCGCTGGATGTCCGCCCGGTGGCCGATGTGGCCGAGATCCTGGCGTACGCCATCGAGCCGGTCGCCGAACCGGCCTACGACGCAACGGCATTCGCCGCG
Encoded proteins:
- the lon gene encoding endopeptidase La, which translates into the protein MSTPRNLPVLFLSDTVVLPGMVVSIALDEAAQAAIDAARAAKLDSVLVAPRLDEGYASYGVVATIEQVGRMRGGAPAAVLKAEQRAKIGHGVTGPGAALWVEAEPVDPAPADGRVKELAAEYKKLVVSVLQRREAWQVIDVVNQLTDPSALADTAGYAPYLNDEQKRQLLDTPDVTTRLTTLIGWTKDHIAEMEVTEKISEDVREGMEKSQREFLLRQQLNAIRKELGEGEPDGADDYRSRVENADLPETVRTAALREVDRLERGSEQSPEAGWIRTWLDTVLDLPWTVKTTDSDDVPAARAVLDADHHGLDEVKDRMVEYLAVRARRAARGLEVVGGRGSGAVLVLVGPPGVGKTSLGESVARALGRKFVRVALGGVRDEAEIRGHRRTYVGALPGRIVRAVKEAGSMNPVVLLDEIDKVGSDYRGDPAAALLEVLDPAQNHTFRDHYLDLDLDLSDVLFIATANVMETIPGPLLDRMELITVDGYTEDDKVAIARDFLVPRQLERNALTTEEVRITDAALREIAANYTREAGVRQLERLIAKALRKAATRLSEREIPAPALGYDAALGYDRPIATGSGPLTIDLGELRDYLGRPRFTPDSVERTAVPGVATGLAVTGAGGDVLYIEANAAEGERSLTLTGQLGDVMKESAQIALTYVRSHLAEIGIEPAVLDRNIHIHFPAGAVPKDGPSAGVTMVTALVSLALGRQVRADVGMTGEVTLNGRVLPIGGVKQKLLAAQRAGLRTVFIPARNEPDLDEVPADVLASLDVRPVADVAEILAYAIEPVAEPAYDATAFAASA